A DNA window from Hypomesus transpacificus isolate Combined female chromosome 24, fHypTra1, whole genome shotgun sequence contains the following coding sequences:
- the mmab gene encoding corrinoid adenosyltransferase, which yields MASLINKQAHLRCIFMTGKCLSGYWTNTSFGSQRSYATEGDSKIPKIYTKTGDKGFSSTFTGERRPKEDHVFEALGTTDELASAIGLAREFCLDKGHTFTDQLDKIQCVLQDVGSNIATPRSSARESHIKKTKFSPQPVTDLENWIDAFTVELPPLTNFILPSGGKSSAALHVARTVCRRAERSVAPIVRSGEADPDVARFLNRLSDYLFTVARFTAMKEGNSETIYKRPE from the exons ATGGCTTCATTGATTAACAAACAAGCTCATCTACGTTGTATCTTTATGACAGGGAAATGTCTAAGTGGGTATTGGACAAATACATCATTTGGATCACAACGAAG TTATGCTACGGAGGGAGACAGTAAGATCCCCAAAATATACACTAAAACTGGAGACAAAG GTTTCTCAAGCACATTCACGGGAGAGAGAAGACCGAAGGAGGATCATGTTTTCGAAGCGCTGGGAACAACAGATGAGTTGGCATCAGCTATAGG TTTGGCCAGAGAGTTTTGCCTTGACAAAGGTCATACGTTCACAGACCAGCTAGACAAG ATTCAATGCGTGTTACAAGACGTGGGATCAAATATTGCCACACCTCGGTCATCCGCAAGAGAAAGTCACATAA agaaaACCAAATTCAGTCCTCAGCCAGTAACAGACCTGGAGAACTGGATTGATGCTTTCACAGTGGAGCTCCCACCACTCACCAACTTCATCTTACCT TCCGGAGGAAAGAGCAGCGCTGCCCTGCACGTAGCTCGCACCGTGTGCCGGCGAGCTGAACGCAG CGTCGCTCCCATCGTCCGTTCAGGCGAAGCAGATCCTGATGTGGCCAGATTTCTGAACAG ACTGAGCGACTACTTGTTCACTGTGGCCAGATTTACAGCCATGAAAGAGGGCAACTCAGAAACAATCTACAAGAGGCCTGAATGA